The following proteins are encoded in a genomic region of Xenopus laevis strain J_2021 chromosome 3L, Xenopus_laevis_v10.1, whole genome shotgun sequence:
- the LOC108710542 gene encoding olfactory receptor 5G3, whose translation MNDKNQTLVSEIVLLGFQNLHNFKIPLFSLFLLIYIMTVWENVFIIVLVSSSRNLQSPMYFLLRQLALSDLLGSTIIVPILLQTVFDKTKVSLFGCISQISFFSATEAFECLLLAVMSYDRYVAICIPLRYSSIMNQRVCQKFIFTSWTLSFGIEMSIVNLIGVLKFCDQNTINHFFCDLFPLLELSCSDTSFFQVEVIVQSIPLVFCPLILITVSYMCIAHAILKIVSNTGRQKAFSTCSSHLAVVSIFYGTLIAIYLTPSRKQLQTISKVLSLLYTIVIPMINPVIYSLRSTNIKEALKKSINL comes from the coding sequence ATGAATGACAAGAACCAGACGTTGGTCAGTGAGATTGTTCTCTTGGGATTTCAGAATCTCCACAACTTCaagattcccctgttctctctgttcCTTCTGATTTACATTATGACAGTTTGGGAGAATGTCTTCATCATAGTGTTGGTGTCCTCCAGCCGGAACCTCCAGTCCCCCATGTACTTCCTTTTAAGGCAACTTGCTTTGTCTGATCTACTGGGGTCCACAATCATTGTACCCATCCTGCTGCAAACTGTTTTTGATAAAACCAAAGTTTCCCTTTTTGGCTGTATTtcccaaatttcttttttttctgccacaGAAGCTTTTGAGTGTTTGCTTCTAGCagtaatgtcctatgacagatatgtggCCATCTGTATCCCATTGCGTTACTCTTCCATAATGAACCAGCGCGTTTGTCAAAAATTCATTTTCACGTCCTGGACTCTTAGCTTTGGCATTGAAATGAGTATAGTAAATCTAATAGGGGTACTCAAGTTCTGTGACCAAAATACCATTAAtcattttttctgtgatttatttCCTCTTCTGGAGCTTTCCTGCTCAGACACTTCTTTTTTTCAAGTAGAAGTAATTGTACAATCCATCCCTCTTGTTTTTTGCCCCTTAATTCTCATCACTGTATCATATATGTGTATTGCCCATGCAATCCTAAAGATAGTGTCCAATaccgggagacaaaaagccttctccacctgcagctcccacttggctgtggtctccatattttatgggactcTCATTGCTATTTATTTGACTCCTTCCAGAAAACAATTACAGACCATAAGCAAAGTTCTCTCTCTATTGTACACTATAGTCATTCCTATGATTAACCCTGTTATTTACAGCTTGAGAAGTACAAATATAAAGGAAGccctaaaaaaatcaataaatctataa
- the XB5946328.L gene encoding provisional ortholog of olfactory receptor family 11 subfamily L member 1 L homeolog (The RefSeq protein has 11 substitutions, 1 frameshift compared to this genomic sequence): protein MHEKNQTLVSEIVLLGFQNLHNFKIPLFSLFLLIYILTICCNVLIMGLVSFSRNLQSPMYLFIQQLSVSDPMQSTNIAPTLLLTIMNEGATVLLVGCITQLLCFGGLETLQCLLLAVMSYDRYVAICIPLRYSSIMSHRVCVMLILISWLLGVIITFNTGNAICKLQFGNQNSIDHFFCDFFPLVELSYSNNFFFHIEVILSSVPVVFFPFLCITVSYMCIAHAILKIVSNTGRQKAFSTCSSHLAVVFLFYGTLIAIYVVPPKTNSQAISKVLSLLYTVVIPLVNPVIYSLRSKDIKDALKHILVSKLNTDFFWTALKLHVLPPLGAATLVRQ from the exons ATGCATGAGAAGAACCAGACTTTGGTCAGTGAGATTGTTCTCTTGGGATTTCAGAATCTCCACAACTTCaagattcccctgttctctctgttcCTTCTGATTTACATTCTGACCATTTGTTGTAATGTTCTTATCATGGGGTTGGTGTCATTCAGCTGGAATCTACAATCccccatgtatttatttatacaacaaTTGTCTGTGTCTGACCTCATGCAGTCCACAAATATTGCACCCATCCTGCTCCTAACTATAATGAATGAAGGAACCACAGTGTTGCTTGTTGGGTGTATTAcacaattgttatgttttggtggCTTGGAAACATTACAATGTCTTCTTCTAGCagtaatgtcctatgacagatatgtggCCATCTGTATCCCACTGCGTTACTCTTCTATAATGTCCCACAGGGTTTGTGTTATGTTAATTTTAATATCATGGCTGCTTGGTGTTATTATAACGTTCAATACTGGAAATGCCATATGCAAGCTCCAATTTGTTAATCAAAATTCTATTGgccattttttttgtgatttcttcCCTCTTGTTGAACTTTCATACTCAAACAATTTCTTCTTTCATATAGAAGTAATTTTATCGTCGGTTCCTGTAGTTTTCTTCCCCTTTCTCTGCATCACTGTATCATATATGTGTATTGCCCATGCAATCCTAAAGATAGTGTCCAATaccgggagacaaaaagccttctccacctgcagctcccacttggctgtggtctccatattttatgggactcTCATTTCTATTTATGTGGTTCCTCCCAAAACACATTCACAGACTATAAGCAAAGTTCTCTCTCTGTTATACACTGTGGTGATTCCTTTGGTTAACCCAGTGATTTACAGCTTAAGAAGTAAAGATATCAAGGATGCACTAAAACACATATTAGTAAGCAAAttgaacacagattttttttggacAGCTCTGAAATTACATGTATTGCCCC TAGGTGCAGCCACTCTTGTACGGCAATGA